Proteins from a genomic interval of Thermodesulfobacteriota bacterium:
- a CDS encoding DUF2892 domain-containing protein: MHVERWIRVIAGSFVLGSLALGWYVSPWFFLFTAFVGANLFQSGFTNWCLMEKILLKLGVQERP, encoded by the coding sequence ATGCACGTGGAACGGTGGATCCGGGTGATCGCGGGAAGCTTCGTGCTGGGAAGCCTCGCACTGGGATGGTACGTCTCCCCGTGGTTTTTCCTGTTTACCGCTTTTGTCGGGGCGAACCTGTTCCAGTCGGGCTTCACCAACTGGTGCCTGATGGAGAAGATCCTGCTGAAGCTCGGCGTCCAGGAGCGCCCTTGA
- a CDS encoding MerR family transcriptional regulator gives MKLNRESAQQIGELAASLGVTTRTLRLYEQLGLIDPPRRTEGGIRFYDKEDIRRIKFVLKVKELGLSLKQMQE, from the coding sequence ATGAAGCTGAACCGCGAATCCGCGCAGCAGATCGGGGAGCTCGCCGCCTCGCTGGGGGTGACCACCCGGACGCTGCGCCTCTACGAGCAGCTCGGGCTGATCGACCCGCCGCGCAGGACGGAGGGGGGGATCCGCTTCTACGACAAGGAAGACATCCGGCGGATCAAGTTCGTCCTGAAGGTGAAGGAGCTCGGCCTTTCCCTGAAGCAGATGCAGGAGC